Proteins from one Halovivax limisalsi genomic window:
- a CDS encoding DUF7577 domain-containing protein: MELWGWLAGYVLLFALLHLALFYYYSRQESDDRRPARALDDGPLSNVRYGAPVDRSHTGAERADPSEFDLEIEGEAVECPRCGAPNESDSTYTYCWNCISTLG, from the coding sequence ATGGAGCTCTGGGGCTGGCTGGCCGGCTACGTCCTCCTGTTCGCCCTGCTACACCTGGCGCTCTTTTACTACTACAGCCGTCAGGAGAGCGACGACCGCCGACCGGCCCGTGCGCTCGACGACGGCCCCCTCTCGAACGTCCGCTACGGCGCGCCGGTCGATCGATCCCACACCGGCGCGGAGCGCGCCGATCCGTCGGAGTTCGATCTCGAAATCGAGGGCGAGGCCGTCGAGTGTCCGCGCTGTGGCGCGCCCAACGAGTCCGATTCGACCTACACCTACTGCTGGAACTGCATCTCGACGCTGGGCTGA
- a CDS encoding NUDIX hydrolase: MPTEHVNRDDVAARLDRLRTASESVPVVETEAAVPADRFDSLLERAHEGYTGGGYAWIVREPADAPPLSPSMPADSVESDPVVCLIQHRGDEDRWRLPGGGREDGETYEDATIREVREEIGLEIDLAAPNLCYREIQAPDDGRDIRLHTLWVTFDAVWASGHLDIQAGELRGAAWLADPPRDLGPWAQYRAADWWDAFDPVDPWWAETDPDPHAETTDE, translated from the coding sequence ATGCCCACCGAGCACGTCAACCGGGACGACGTCGCCGCGCGGCTGGACCGTCTCCGGACGGCGTCCGAGTCGGTGCCCGTCGTCGAAACCGAAGCGGCGGTCCCGGCCGACCGGTTCGATTCGTTGCTCGAACGCGCTCACGAGGGATACACCGGCGGCGGCTACGCGTGGATCGTCCGCGAGCCGGCCGACGCCCCGCCGCTCTCCCCGTCCATGCCGGCCGATTCCGTCGAGAGCGATCCCGTCGTCTGCCTGATCCAGCACCGGGGCGACGAGGACCGCTGGCGACTCCCCGGCGGCGGTCGCGAAGACGGCGAGACGTACGAGGACGCGACGATCCGCGAGGTGCGCGAGGAGATCGGCCTGGAAATCGACCTGGCCGCGCCGAACCTGTGCTACCGGGAGATCCAGGCGCCCGACGACGGTCGCGACATCCGCCTGCACACCCTTTGGGTCACCTTCGACGCGGTGTGGGCGAGCGGGCACCTCGACATCCAGGCGGGCGAACTCCGCGGGGCGGCGTGGCTGGCCGATCCGCCGCGCGACCTCGGCCCCTGGGCGCAGTATCGCGCGGCCGACTGGTGGGACGCGTTCGATCCCGTCGATCCCTGGTGGGCGGAAACCGACCCGGATCCGCACGCGGAGACGACGGACGAGTGA
- a CDS encoding acyltransferase gives MTKRHVSLPAEAETAMTAFIDEVDDRLAGPEDTCDVVEDVLLDLTGDREAYERWQASASQHDEADRAPEARDGADVSAAERVRLQSYDPCNTTLESEYYAEKDEEKFRRSKHLQWLWRQFDSLPIADNVEFALRFRRMLANHLFESCGDDCRFFKGITFTYGHNISVGDNTVVHDDVHLDDRGKLTIGNRASISDGVHLYSHDHDIVDQTAVENYHTIVEDDARVTYDAMVRAGCQVGENAVVGARAVVQGDVPAHHVAVGAPAKSVKIKPGWEDVAEPLEAGGENRQAERRIEYDLPDDLDVFDEFERDLEPPGA, from the coding sequence ATGACCAAGCGGCACGTCTCGCTCCCGGCCGAGGCCGAGACGGCGATGACGGCGTTCATCGACGAGGTCGACGACCGACTCGCGGGCCCGGAGGACACGTGCGACGTCGTCGAGGACGTCCTGCTCGACCTGACGGGCGACCGCGAGGCCTACGAACGCTGGCAGGCGAGCGCGTCGCAGCACGACGAGGCCGATCGAGCGCCCGAGGCGCGAGACGGCGCGGACGTCTCGGCTGCCGAACGGGTGCGCCTGCAGAGTTACGATCCGTGTAACACCACGCTCGAGAGCGAGTACTACGCCGAGAAGGACGAGGAGAAGTTCCGCCGGTCGAAGCACCTCCAGTGGCTCTGGCGGCAGTTCGACAGCCTGCCGATCGCGGACAACGTCGAGTTCGCGCTCCGATTTCGGCGGATGCTCGCGAACCACCTCTTCGAATCCTGCGGCGACGACTGCCGCTTCTTCAAGGGGATCACGTTCACCTACGGTCACAACATCTCCGTCGGGGACAACACGGTCGTCCACGACGACGTCCACCTGGACGATCGCGGGAAGCTGACCATCGGGAACCGGGCGTCGATCTCCGACGGCGTCCACCTCTACAGCCACGATCACGACATCGTCGACCAGACGGCCGTCGAGAACTACCACACGATCGTCGAAGACGACGCTCGCGTCACCTACGACGCCATGGTCCGGGCCGGTTGCCAGGTCGGCGAGAACGCCGTCGTCGGGGCCCGAGCCGTCGTCCAGGGCGATGTCCCGGCCCACCACGTCGCCGTCGGCGCCCCCGCGAAGAGCGTGAAGATCAAGCCGGGCTGGGAGGACGTCGCCGAACCGCTCGAAGCCGGCGGCGAGAACCGCCAGGCCGAACGCCGGATCGAGTACGACCTGCCCGACGACCTCGACGTCTTCGACGAGTTCGAGCGCGACCTCGAACCGCCGGGTGCGTAG